The proteins below come from a single Halobacillus salinarum genomic window:
- the ytxC gene encoding putative sporulation protein YtxC: protein MVCIYFSNRDDAAFFQQAVRFSKGKWNVKPQEYQTEFQLITGTLGQAYEDTVTALVELFRERKLLGWLEGVLRYSYYYTDPQEIQRILEVAQEYDPSPPEGHSWPPLFEEVSQNIDQMLQETYSVEFDHLCVHVLKAVHQTLIDYTGKLIDEYKLEEAHQLMVDSWRQRVSLRDTGVQLLHIKDDSPFRYYHAEGNELREAETLLYMNQYPDSSIRDLPLDWDLTPALVHAPDQLIIYSDRQGVGKLELLVRIFEEKATWKPLKDFPF from the coding sequence TTGGTATGTATTTACTTTTCTAACCGTGATGATGCCGCTTTTTTTCAGCAGGCTGTGCGATTTTCAAAAGGGAAGTGGAATGTGAAACCTCAGGAATACCAAACTGAATTCCAATTGATTACCGGCACCTTAGGGCAAGCCTATGAGGATACAGTTACGGCACTTGTTGAATTATTTCGGGAAAGAAAACTGCTCGGCTGGCTTGAAGGTGTGCTGAGGTATTCCTATTATTATACGGATCCGCAGGAGATTCAAAGGATTTTAGAAGTAGCTCAGGAATATGATCCTTCTCCACCAGAAGGCCATTCCTGGCCGCCTCTATTTGAGGAAGTTTCCCAAAATATTGATCAAATGTTACAAGAAACGTATAGTGTAGAGTTTGATCATTTATGCGTTCACGTTTTAAAAGCTGTCCACCAGACGCTTATCGATTACACGGGGAAGCTCATTGATGAATATAAACTAGAAGAAGCTCATCAGCTTATGGTGGATTCCTGGCGGCAAAGAGTGAGCTTACGCGATACAGGTGTGCAGCTCCTCCATATAAAAGATGATTCTCCTTTTCGCTATTATCACGCTGAAGGAAATGAATTGAGAGAAGCAGAAACGCTGCTTTACATGAACCAGTATCCGGATTCTTCTATTCGCGATTTGCCATTGGATTGGGATTTAACTCCTGCTCTTGTTCACGCGCCTGATCAATTAATTATTTATTCAGATCGCCAGGGTGTGGGCAAACTTGAACTGCTCGTAAGGATTTTTGAAGAGAAAGCAACCTGGAAGCCTTTAAAGGACTTTCC
- the dnaI gene encoding primosomal protein DnaI → MEPIQHSLKKWMRGHKQFQQRLQKTKEDVLKSEEILKLLEKHPSLTESDLEKNLIKLYEYQSQSKQCEKCPTREQCINILPGYAPRVEVHQSEIKLAYDKCPRQRKQEQEESQKSLVKSLYMPKEILEANLERLDYNDPDRGKAIEKTVHYIESLDDVLPGKGMYFHGPFGVGKTYFLGAIANELSKKNIPSMIIYMPEFVREIKASIKDDSMNEKIEAFKNAPVLMLDDIGAESQSAWFRDEVLGSILQFRMMERLPVFFTSNYSLEELEQVMMTSSRGDVEQVKAKRITERIRQLSEIVPVEGKNRRG, encoded by the coding sequence ATGGAACCTATTCAGCATTCTCTAAAAAAATGGATGCGCGGCCATAAGCAGTTTCAACAGCGATTGCAGAAAACGAAAGAAGATGTTCTGAAGTCGGAGGAGATTCTTAAGCTCCTTGAAAAACATCCTTCATTAACAGAGTCAGACCTTGAAAAGAATTTAATTAAATTATATGAATATCAATCTCAATCAAAACAATGCGAAAAATGTCCGACAAGGGAACAATGTATTAATATCCTTCCAGGCTATGCCCCTCGTGTTGAAGTCCATCAATCGGAGATAAAGCTTGCTTATGATAAATGTCCAAGACAGCGTAAACAAGAACAGGAAGAAAGTCAGAAATCACTCGTCAAAAGTCTGTATATGCCGAAAGAAATCCTGGAGGCGAATTTAGAAAGGCTTGATTACAATGATCCTGATAGAGGGAAAGCCATTGAAAAAACAGTGCACTACATTGAATCTCTTGACGACGTCCTGCCTGGGAAAGGGATGTACTTTCACGGCCCTTTCGGGGTGGGGAAAACTTATTTTTTAGGTGCTATTGCGAATGAGCTTAGTAAAAAGAATATTCCATCCATGATCATCTATATGCCGGAATTTGTAAGGGAGATAAAAGCTTCCATAAAAGATGATTCGATGAATGAAAAAATTGAAGCATTTAAGAACGCACCTGTCTTAATGCTGGATGACATTGGTGCCGAATCCCAGTCCGCCTGGTTCAGGGATGAAGTGCTTGGCTCCATTTTACAATTTAGAATGATGGAAAGACTCCCTGTGTTTTTCACTTCCAATTACAGTCTTGAAGAGCTGGAGCAAGTAATGATGACAAGTTCCCGGGGTGACGTGGAGCAGGTAAAAGCAAAAAGAATTACGGAAAGGATCCGCCAGCTGAGTGAAATCGTACCGGTGGAAGGCAAAAATAGAAGAGGATAA